In Falco naumanni isolate bFalNau1 chromosome 5, bFalNau1.pat, whole genome shotgun sequence, the following are encoded in one genomic region:
- the ZYX gene encoding zyxin isoform X1 gives MVKQLCLGEAFSRAGGARPLPRAAVARPPARPPAQRSAAPLRSPGAPRPSGAEKMASQGAPGTRMTSTVSINISTPAFYNPQKKFAPVVAPKPKVNPFKAGGALESSLPPPPGAGAQRAQMGKVGEIPSQSLPAEELPLPPPPPPGEEASFSSNCAFPPPPPPFEEPFPPAPEEVFPSPPPPPPPPMFDEGPVSKVPTPQVRGKMSSIDLEIDSLSVMLDNMEKNDPFKSRIPAGSTGSLEKPSAPKAHVEIPSAPRDTPHSIPSKFTPKPSGSLSFKPPGVDLTPNPTPWAAPQQRKEPLAPVPPPPSLPPAQPSLKFTPPSVAGSPKPGSKSGASVPVAPSNPARYPTSIQTHFTVPPPSGPSSRPQPPNFTYAQQRERPQVQEKPHPTEQPAATKDKHRPTGSSADPPRGNSCLTMKEVEELEMLTQKLMKDMEHPPSAESAISELCGFCRKPLSRTQPAVRALDCLFHVECFTCFKCEKQLQGQQFYNVDEKPFCEDCYAGTLEKCSVCKQTITDRMLKATGNSYHPQCFTCVMCHTPLEGASFIVDQANQPHCVDDYHRKYAPRCSVCSEPIMPEPGKDETVRVVALEKNFHMKCYKCEDCGKPLSIEADENGCFPLDGHVLCIKCHTIRAKTTR, from the exons ATGGTCAAACAACTTTGCCTGGGCGAGGCCTTTTCGCGagccggcggggcccggccgctCCCGCGCGCCGCCGTTGCTCGCCCGCCCGCGCGCCCGCCGGCACAGCGCtccgcggccccgctccgcaGCCCGGGGGCGCCCCGGCCCTCCG GCGCTGAGAAGATGGCCTCCCAAGGCGCCCCGGGGACCCGCATGACATCCACAGTCAGCATCAACATTTCCACGCCTGCCTTCTACAATCCGCAGAAAAAGTTTGCACCCGTGGTCGCCCCTAAGCCCAAGGTGAACCCCTTCAAGGCTGGGGGTGCGTTGGAGTCATCGCTGCCCCCGCCTCCCGGCGCTGGTGCCCAGCGTGCGCAGATGGGGAAGGTGGGCGAGATTCCGTCCCAGTCCCTGCCGGCAGAAG AGCTGCcgctgccacctcctcccccgCCTGGAGAGGAGGCAAGTTTCTCCTCAAACTGTgcttttcccccacccccaccacccttTGAAGAGCCTTTTCCACCAGCCCCAgaagaagtttttccttctccacctcctcctcctcctccaccgATGTTTGATGAAGGACCTGTGAGCAAGGTGCCTACCCCACAG GTACGTGGCAAGATGAGCAGCATTGATCTTGAGATTGACTCACTGTCCGTAATGTTGGATAACATGGAGAAGAATGATCCCTTCAAATCCCGG ATACCTGCAGGGTCCACAGGTTCTCTGGAGAAACCATCGGCCCCAAAAGCCCATGTGGAAATACCATCTGCACCCAGAGATACTCCTCATTCCATTCCTTCCAAGTTCACTCCAAAGCCAAGTGGAAGCTTATCTTTCAAGCCCCCTGGAGTGGATCTGACCCCCAACCCAACCCCAtgggcagccccacagcaacGCAAGGAGCCCTTAGCACCAGTCCCtccacccccttccctccctcctgctcagccTTCCCTTAAATTCACCCCACCCTCTGTTGCTGGCTCTCCCAAGCCTGGGTCCAAGTCAGGTGCCAGTGTCCCTGTGGCTCCCTCAAACCCTGCCAGGTACCCTACCTCCATTCAGACCCACTTCACAGTCCCTCCACCTTCAGGGCCCTCCTCTCGGCCACAGCCTCCCAATTTCACCTATGCCCAGCAGAGGGAGAGACCCCAAGTCCAGGAGAAGCCACATCCAACAGAACAACCTGCTGCCACCAAGGACAAG catAGACCCACAGGCTCCAGTGCAGATCCACCTAGGGGAAATTCCTGTCTGACCATGAAGGAGGTAGAAGAGCTGGAGATGTTGACCCAGAAACTAATGAAGGATATGGAGCATCCGCCCTCAGCGGAGTCTGCTATTTCTG AGCTCTGTGGCTTCTGCAGGAAGCCCCTGTCAAGAACCCAGCCAGCTGTGAGGGCCCTGGACTGCCTCTTCCACGTGGAATGCTTCACCTGCTTCAAAtgtgagaagcagctgcaggggcagcagtTCTACAATGTGGATGAGAAGCCCTTCTGTGAGGACTGCTATGCT GGGACCTTGGAAAAGTGCAGCGTCTGCAAACAGACCATCACAGACCGGATGCTGAAGGCCACCGGTAACTCGTACCATCCCCAATGCTTCACCTGCGTGATGTGCCATACCCCTCTTGAGGGGGCCTCTTTTATCGTGGACCAGGCCAACCAGCCTCACTGTGTGGACGACTACCACAG GAAGTATGCTCCGCGCTGCTCGGTCTGCAGCGAGCCTATCATGCCAGAGCCTGGAAAGGATGAGACGGTGCGTGTGGTGGCATTGGAGAAGAATTTCCACATGAAATGTTACAAGTGTGAG GACTGTGGGAAACCCTTGTCCATTGAAGCAGATGAGAATGGGTGCTTTCCACTGGATGGGCACGTGCTGTGCATCAAATGTCACACCATTCGTGCCAAAACGACACGCTGA
- the ZYX gene encoding zyxin isoform X2, translating to MVKQLCLGEAFSRAGGARPLPRAAVARPPARPPAQRSAAPLRSPGAPRPSGAEKMASQGAPGTRMTSTVSINISTPAFYNPQKKFAPVVAPKPKVNPFKAGGALESSLPPPPGAGAQRAQMGKVGEIPSQSLPAEELPLPPPPPPGEEASFSSNCAFPPPPPPFEEPFPPAPEEVFPSPPPPPPPPMFDEGPVSKVPTPQIPAGSTGSLEKPSAPKAHVEIPSAPRDTPHSIPSKFTPKPSGSLSFKPPGVDLTPNPTPWAAPQQRKEPLAPVPPPPSLPPAQPSLKFTPPSVAGSPKPGSKSGASVPVAPSNPARYPTSIQTHFTVPPPSGPSSRPQPPNFTYAQQRERPQVQEKPHPTEQPAATKDKHRPTGSSADPPRGNSCLTMKEVEELEMLTQKLMKDMEHPPSAESAISELCGFCRKPLSRTQPAVRALDCLFHVECFTCFKCEKQLQGQQFYNVDEKPFCEDCYAGTLEKCSVCKQTITDRMLKATGNSYHPQCFTCVMCHTPLEGASFIVDQANQPHCVDDYHRKYAPRCSVCSEPIMPEPGKDETVRVVALEKNFHMKCYKCEDCGKPLSIEADENGCFPLDGHVLCIKCHTIRAKTTR from the exons ATGGTCAAACAACTTTGCCTGGGCGAGGCCTTTTCGCGagccggcggggcccggccgctCCCGCGCGCCGCCGTTGCTCGCCCGCCCGCGCGCCCGCCGGCACAGCGCtccgcggccccgctccgcaGCCCGGGGGCGCCCCGGCCCTCCG GCGCTGAGAAGATGGCCTCCCAAGGCGCCCCGGGGACCCGCATGACATCCACAGTCAGCATCAACATTTCCACGCCTGCCTTCTACAATCCGCAGAAAAAGTTTGCACCCGTGGTCGCCCCTAAGCCCAAGGTGAACCCCTTCAAGGCTGGGGGTGCGTTGGAGTCATCGCTGCCCCCGCCTCCCGGCGCTGGTGCCCAGCGTGCGCAGATGGGGAAGGTGGGCGAGATTCCGTCCCAGTCCCTGCCGGCAGAAG AGCTGCcgctgccacctcctcccccgCCTGGAGAGGAGGCAAGTTTCTCCTCAAACTGTgcttttcccccacccccaccacccttTGAAGAGCCTTTTCCACCAGCCCCAgaagaagtttttccttctccacctcctcctcctcctccaccgATGTTTGATGAAGGACCTGTGAGCAAGGTGCCTACCCCACAG ATACCTGCAGGGTCCACAGGTTCTCTGGAGAAACCATCGGCCCCAAAAGCCCATGTGGAAATACCATCTGCACCCAGAGATACTCCTCATTCCATTCCTTCCAAGTTCACTCCAAAGCCAAGTGGAAGCTTATCTTTCAAGCCCCCTGGAGTGGATCTGACCCCCAACCCAACCCCAtgggcagccccacagcaacGCAAGGAGCCCTTAGCACCAGTCCCtccacccccttccctccctcctgctcagccTTCCCTTAAATTCACCCCACCCTCTGTTGCTGGCTCTCCCAAGCCTGGGTCCAAGTCAGGTGCCAGTGTCCCTGTGGCTCCCTCAAACCCTGCCAGGTACCCTACCTCCATTCAGACCCACTTCACAGTCCCTCCACCTTCAGGGCCCTCCTCTCGGCCACAGCCTCCCAATTTCACCTATGCCCAGCAGAGGGAGAGACCCCAAGTCCAGGAGAAGCCACATCCAACAGAACAACCTGCTGCCACCAAGGACAAG catAGACCCACAGGCTCCAGTGCAGATCCACCTAGGGGAAATTCCTGTCTGACCATGAAGGAGGTAGAAGAGCTGGAGATGTTGACCCAGAAACTAATGAAGGATATGGAGCATCCGCCCTCAGCGGAGTCTGCTATTTCTG AGCTCTGTGGCTTCTGCAGGAAGCCCCTGTCAAGAACCCAGCCAGCTGTGAGGGCCCTGGACTGCCTCTTCCACGTGGAATGCTTCACCTGCTTCAAAtgtgagaagcagctgcaggggcagcagtTCTACAATGTGGATGAGAAGCCCTTCTGTGAGGACTGCTATGCT GGGACCTTGGAAAAGTGCAGCGTCTGCAAACAGACCATCACAGACCGGATGCTGAAGGCCACCGGTAACTCGTACCATCCCCAATGCTTCACCTGCGTGATGTGCCATACCCCTCTTGAGGGGGCCTCTTTTATCGTGGACCAGGCCAACCAGCCTCACTGTGTGGACGACTACCACAG GAAGTATGCTCCGCGCTGCTCGGTCTGCAGCGAGCCTATCATGCCAGAGCCTGGAAAGGATGAGACGGTGCGTGTGGTGGCATTGGAGAAGAATTTCCACATGAAATGTTACAAGTGTGAG GACTGTGGGAAACCCTTGTCCATTGAAGCAGATGAGAATGGGTGCTTTCCACTGGATGGGCACGTGCTGTGCATCAAATGTCACACCATTCGTGCCAAAACGACACGCTGA
- the ZYX gene encoding zyxin isoform X3 has translation MASQGAPGTRMTSTVSINISTPAFYNPQKKFAPVVAPKPKVNPFKAGGALESSLPPPPGAGAQRAQMGKVGEIPSQSLPAEELPLPPPPPPGEEASFSSNCAFPPPPPPFEEPFPPAPEEVFPSPPPPPPPPMFDEGPVSKVPTPQVRGKMSSIDLEIDSLSVMLDNMEKNDPFKSRIPAGSTGSLEKPSAPKAHVEIPSAPRDTPHSIPSKFTPKPSGSLSFKPPGVDLTPNPTPWAAPQQRKEPLAPVPPPPSLPPAQPSLKFTPPSVAGSPKPGSKSGASVPVAPSNPARYPTSIQTHFTVPPPSGPSSRPQPPNFTYAQQRERPQVQEKPHPTEQPAATKDKHRPTGSSADPPRGNSCLTMKEVEELEMLTQKLMKDMEHPPSAESAISELCGFCRKPLSRTQPAVRALDCLFHVECFTCFKCEKQLQGQQFYNVDEKPFCEDCYAGTLEKCSVCKQTITDRMLKATGNSYHPQCFTCVMCHTPLEGASFIVDQANQPHCVDDYHRKYAPRCSVCSEPIMPEPGKDETVRVVALEKNFHMKCYKCEDCGKPLSIEADENGCFPLDGHVLCIKCHTIRAKTTR, from the exons ATGGCCTCCCAAGGCGCCCCGGGGACCCGCATGACATCCACAGTCAGCATCAACATTTCCACGCCTGCCTTCTACAATCCGCAGAAAAAGTTTGCACCCGTGGTCGCCCCTAAGCCCAAGGTGAACCCCTTCAAGGCTGGGGGTGCGTTGGAGTCATCGCTGCCCCCGCCTCCCGGCGCTGGTGCCCAGCGTGCGCAGATGGGGAAGGTGGGCGAGATTCCGTCCCAGTCCCTGCCGGCAGAAG AGCTGCcgctgccacctcctcccccgCCTGGAGAGGAGGCAAGTTTCTCCTCAAACTGTgcttttcccccacccccaccacccttTGAAGAGCCTTTTCCACCAGCCCCAgaagaagtttttccttctccacctcctcctcctcctccaccgATGTTTGATGAAGGACCTGTGAGCAAGGTGCCTACCCCACAG GTACGTGGCAAGATGAGCAGCATTGATCTTGAGATTGACTCACTGTCCGTAATGTTGGATAACATGGAGAAGAATGATCCCTTCAAATCCCGG ATACCTGCAGGGTCCACAGGTTCTCTGGAGAAACCATCGGCCCCAAAAGCCCATGTGGAAATACCATCTGCACCCAGAGATACTCCTCATTCCATTCCTTCCAAGTTCACTCCAAAGCCAAGTGGAAGCTTATCTTTCAAGCCCCCTGGAGTGGATCTGACCCCCAACCCAACCCCAtgggcagccccacagcaacGCAAGGAGCCCTTAGCACCAGTCCCtccacccccttccctccctcctgctcagccTTCCCTTAAATTCACCCCACCCTCTGTTGCTGGCTCTCCCAAGCCTGGGTCCAAGTCAGGTGCCAGTGTCCCTGTGGCTCCCTCAAACCCTGCCAGGTACCCTACCTCCATTCAGACCCACTTCACAGTCCCTCCACCTTCAGGGCCCTCCTCTCGGCCACAGCCTCCCAATTTCACCTATGCCCAGCAGAGGGAGAGACCCCAAGTCCAGGAGAAGCCACATCCAACAGAACAACCTGCTGCCACCAAGGACAAG catAGACCCACAGGCTCCAGTGCAGATCCACCTAGGGGAAATTCCTGTCTGACCATGAAGGAGGTAGAAGAGCTGGAGATGTTGACCCAGAAACTAATGAAGGATATGGAGCATCCGCCCTCAGCGGAGTCTGCTATTTCTG AGCTCTGTGGCTTCTGCAGGAAGCCCCTGTCAAGAACCCAGCCAGCTGTGAGGGCCCTGGACTGCCTCTTCCACGTGGAATGCTTCACCTGCTTCAAAtgtgagaagcagctgcaggggcagcagtTCTACAATGTGGATGAGAAGCCCTTCTGTGAGGACTGCTATGCT GGGACCTTGGAAAAGTGCAGCGTCTGCAAACAGACCATCACAGACCGGATGCTGAAGGCCACCGGTAACTCGTACCATCCCCAATGCTTCACCTGCGTGATGTGCCATACCCCTCTTGAGGGGGCCTCTTTTATCGTGGACCAGGCCAACCAGCCTCACTGTGTGGACGACTACCACAG GAAGTATGCTCCGCGCTGCTCGGTCTGCAGCGAGCCTATCATGCCAGAGCCTGGAAAGGATGAGACGGTGCGTGTGGTGGCATTGGAGAAGAATTTCCACATGAAATGTTACAAGTGTGAG GACTGTGGGAAACCCTTGTCCATTGAAGCAGATGAGAATGGGTGCTTTCCACTGGATGGGCACGTGCTGTGCATCAAATGTCACACCATTCGTGCCAAAACGACACGCTGA